A window from Primulina huaijiensis isolate GDHJ02 chromosome 11, ASM1229523v2, whole genome shotgun sequence encodes these proteins:
- the LOC140987451 gene encoding uncharacterized protein isoform X2 yields MESKQKTSKNNDELPRSESQLTTLPFLGQSLPPTPQLQQLRLPPSASLAAGSEEETKDVDKRPTSVPAASPKQYVPTEDTKNMDKRLTSVPAASPKQYVPSASHPSTPNVGSSSSANEVGQVKCGNCTVLLMYPFEAPAVKCTSCSFVTEIGANNRRPPLSVQMAQRRRRPNQGRAR; encoded by the exons ATGGAGAGCAaacaaaaaacttcaaaaaataatGATGAACTTCCTCGATCAGAATCACAGTTGACAACCTTGCCCTTTCTCGGTCAATCATTGCCACCAACACCTCAATTACAGCAGCTGCGCTTGCCACCATCAGCATCTCTTGCTG CTGGGAGTGAAGAAGAAACAAAAGACGTGGACAAAAGGCCCACATCTGTGCCAGCGGCTTCTCCAAAGCAATATGTTCCTACTG AAGACACAAAGAACATGGACAAAAGGCTCACATCTGTGCCAGCAGCTTCTCCAAAGCAATATGTTCCTTCTGCTTCGCATCCATCGACACCAAATGTGGGGTCATCTTCTTCAG CCAATGAAGTTGGGCAAGTTAAGTGTGGAAATTGCACAGTACTGCTTATGTACCCGTTCGAGGCTCCAGCAGTTAAATGTACTTCTTGCAGCTTTGTCACCGAAATTGGT GCAAACAACAGGAGACCTCCTCTTTCAGTTCAAATGGCCCAGAGACGTCGACGTCCGAATCAAGGCCGAGCACGATAG
- the LOC140987451 gene encoding uncharacterized protein isoform X1, whose translation MESKQKTSKNNDELPRSESQLTTLPFLGQSLPPTPQLQQLRLPPSASLAEAGSEEETKDVDKRPTSVPAASPKQYVPTEDTKNMDKRLTSVPAASPKQYVPSASHPSTPNVGSSSSANEVGQVKCGNCTVLLMYPFEAPAVKCTSCSFVTEIGANNRRPPLSVQMAQRRRRPNQGRAR comes from the exons ATGGAGAGCAaacaaaaaacttcaaaaaataatGATGAACTTCCTCGATCAGAATCACAGTTGACAACCTTGCCCTTTCTCGGTCAATCATTGCCACCAACACCTCAATTACAGCAGCTGCGCTTGCCACCATCAGCATCTCTTGCTG AAGCTGGGAGTGAAGAAGAAACAAAAGACGTGGACAAAAGGCCCACATCTGTGCCAGCGGCTTCTCCAAAGCAATATGTTCCTACTG AAGACACAAAGAACATGGACAAAAGGCTCACATCTGTGCCAGCAGCTTCTCCAAAGCAATATGTTCCTTCTGCTTCGCATCCATCGACACCAAATGTGGGGTCATCTTCTTCAG CCAATGAAGTTGGGCAAGTTAAGTGTGGAAATTGCACAGTACTGCTTATGTACCCGTTCGAGGCTCCAGCAGTTAAATGTACTTCTTGCAGCTTTGTCACCGAAATTGGT GCAAACAACAGGAGACCTCCTCTTTCAGTTCAAATGGCCCAGAGACGTCGACGTCCGAATCAAGGCCGAGCACGATAG